TATGGAGCTCTTCCTGTTCCTCGAACTTGAACACCTTCGAGGCCTGAACGGAGAGCACGTCCTTGATGTTGTGGAAGACGACGTGGTGGTACTGCACGTCGAAGGCGCTCGCGATGTAGACCTTGGCGCCGTACTCGCGGGCCATCTCGAGCGCGATCCGCAGTCCCTTGTAGGCGTAGGCCGACCCGTCCACGCCGACGAGCCACTTCCCGCCGTCGAGGGGCCGCCCGTCGCGGACGATGAGCGCATCCTTCTCGATCCCGCGGAGCGCGCGCGCCACGACGCCGCCGAGGCGGCTCCGCTCCTGCCGCCCGAGACCGTGGGCGCCGATGGCGACGAGGTCGTAGTCGCGGCCGGAGGTGCCCGCGAGCTTGTCCTCCTCCTCTTCGTCCTCGGCCACGAGCCGGCCGTTATCGCCCAGCTTGACGTCCGTGCGCTGTTTCTCGCTGCCGTCGTAGTTGTGGGCGATGTTGGGGTCGAAGCCGATGAGGCTGGGGAGACGTCCGCCGCCGCGGTTCGCCTCGTTGATGATCTCCTCGTAGTTGATGCCTTCGAGGAGCTGCCGCGTGAGCGTCACCCCGGCTTCGGCGCAGCGGCGGTGGAGCTGGTCCAGGAAGCTGTCGGAGATGAGCTGCAGCCCCTTCTCGATCAGCTTGTCGTGGATCTTGCGCTGCCTGCGGATCTCCGCCGGTTCCTGGAACTGGGCCGGGAGCCCGATCTCGAGCTGGCGGAACCGGATGTCGTGGAGACGTGCGGCGTAGACATGAGAGCCGGTGATGCGGCCTTCGGAGCGAGCGCAGAGTTCGATGGCTCGGTCCACGGCCCAGTCCGACTCGCGCGAGTTATCGACCGGGACGAATACCTCTCGATACATGGCGCTCCGTTGGACGGCGTGCTGCGGCCGGTTCACGCTGCTCGCACCA
This portion of the Candidatus Palauibacter australiensis genome encodes:
- a CDS encoding universal stress protein; the protein is MYREVFVPVDNSRESDWAVDRAIELCARSEGRITGSHVYAARLHDIRFRQLEIGLPAQFQEPAEIRRQRKIHDKLIEKGLQLISDSFLDQLHRRCAEAGVTLTRQLLEGINYEEIINEANRGGGRLPSLIGFDPNIAHNYDGSEKQRTDVKLGDNGRLVAEDEEEEDKLAGTSGRDYDLVAIGAHGLGRQERSRLGGVVARALRGIEKDALIVRDGRPLDGGKWLVGVDGSAYAYKGLRIALEMAREYGAKVYIASAFDVQYHHVVFHNIKDVLSVQASKVFKFEEQEELH